Proteins from one Palaemon carinicauda isolate YSFRI2023 chromosome 26, ASM3689809v2, whole genome shotgun sequence genomic window:
- the LOC137619975 gene encoding golgin subfamily A member 6-like protein 7, with translation MDKLFEKTWPYLAFTALWGVAVLREAFGNPLRYIFAGVNRDGQDNVFGIDNFLLFVGLGAVLSFVVRQGKRRKAEEEEEDLKRNIRELYVILQEQVKNLDVIAVNMTKIQELERKLEETEDCKKKKDDVGNILRFSKQQFKHQALEDKIRYLEDQKNLMEKQMGAYERSKAELEEKLLQIKEENRDVQKYADELAQRSDDLNNQVMSLTAHLAESNCRLVQLQTVADKMHKNLCKMTEEKMEMEKHIQAQAEIIDRCKNDKEEMQLKVEDLQREVRFLSQSKQFLEYQLQEKDTRLRDQNALLQERDGRLQEMKEKANAIDGENNRLQDELQQLQREKEQCLRDLENVKMQKKQQEETNTRLQQQISLLMRWREGVAFGLMETDQQLFNGAP, from the coding sequence atggataagttatttgaaaagacttggccttacttgGCCTTCACAGCTCTCTGGGGAGTCGCCGTGCTCCGTGAAGCCTTCGGGAATCCTCTTCGGTACATCTTCGCTGGAGTCAACCGTGATGGTCAGGACAACGTCTTTGGGATCGACAATTTCCTTCTCTTTGTTGGACTTGGAGCAGTTCTTTCATTTGTTGTGAGACAAGGAAAGCGACGAaaggctgaagaagaagaagaagacttgaagaGAAACATTCGGGAGCTCTATGTCATACTACAAGAGCAAGTAAAGAATCTGGATGTGATTGCTGTTAATATGACAAAGATTCAGGAGCTGGAGCGCAAGTTGGAAGAAACAGAGGATTGTAAAAAGAAGAAAGATGATGTGGGGAATATCTTAAGATTTTCAAAGCAACAGTTTAAGCATCAGGCCTTGGAAGACAAAATCCGTTACCTCGAGGATCAGAAGAATCTTATGGAAAAGCAGATGGGGGCTTATGAAAGGTCTAAAGCTGAACTGGAAGAAAAgctccttcagatcaaagaagaaaacagAGACGTGCAGAAATATGCTGATGAACTGGCCCAAAGAAGTGATGACTTGAATAACCAGGTGATGAGTTTGACGGCTCACTTGGCTGAGAGCAATTGCCGACTCGTTCAGCTACAGACTGTTGCAGATAAGATGCACAAGAATCTGTGTAAAATGACTGAAGAAAAGATGGAGATGGAAAAACACATCCAGGCACAAGCTGAGATAATCGACCGTTGCAAGAATGACAAGGAAGAGATGCAGCTTAAAGTTGAAGATCTACAAAGAGAAGTAAGATTCCTTTCTCAATCGAAGCAATTTCTGGAATACCAGCTACAAGAAAAAGACACCAGACTCCGGGATCAAAATGCTTTGCTGCAAGAGAGAGACGGTCGTCTTCAGGAGATGAAAGAGAAAGCCAACGCCATCGATGGAGAAAATAATCGACTGCAAGATGAGCTGCAGCAGCTACAACGAGAGAAGGAGCAGTGTCTCCGTGACCTTGAAAATgtcaagatgcagaagaaacaacaagaggaaacaaacacaagactcCAACAACAAATCTCTCTTCTCATGAGGTGGCGCGAAGGTGTGGCCTTTGGCCTGATGGAGACTGATCAACAGCTCTTTAATGGGGCTCCATAG
- the LOC137619976 gene encoding probable DNA double-strand break repair Rad50 ATPase produces MDKLFEKTWPYLALTALYGVAVFREASGNPLRYIFAGVNHDGQDNVFGIDNSLLFVLLGAVLLFVVRQGKRRKTDEEEEDLKRNIPELCATLKEQVKNLHVIAVDMTNIQNLERKLKETEDSKKKEEVGNILRFNKQQLEHQALEDKIRCLEDQKKLMEKQMAAYERSKAELEEKLLQIKEENKHLKKYADEVAHRNDNLNNQVMSLTDHLAESNCRLVQLQTVADKMHKNLCKMTEKKMEMEKHIQAQAEIIDRCKNDKEEMQLEVEDLQKEVRFLSQAKQNLECQLQEKDTRLRKQNALLQERDGRLQEMKEKANAIDGENNRLQDELQQLQREKEQCLRDLENVKMQKKQQEETNTRLQQQISLLMRWRQGVAFGLRKTDDQLANGAP; encoded by the coding sequence atggataagttatttgaaaagacttggccttacttgGCCCTCACAGCTCTCTACGGAGTCGCCGTGTTCCGTGAAGCCTCCGGGAATCCTCTTCGGTACATCTTCGCTGGAGTCAACCATGATGGTCAGGACAACGTCTTTGGGATCGACAATTCCCTTCTCTTTGTTTTACTTGGAGCAGTTCTTTTATTTGTTGTGAGACAAGGAAAGCGACGAAagactgatgaagaagaagaagacttgaagaGAAACATTCCGGAGCTCTGTGCCACACTAAAAGAGCAAGTAAAGAATCTGCATGTGATTGCCGTTGATATGACAAATATTCAGAACCTGGAGCGCAAGCTGAAAGAAACAGAGGATTCCAAGAAGAAAGAAGAGGTGGGGAATATCTTAAGATTTAATAAGCAGCAGTTGGAGCATCAGGCCTTGGAAGACAAGATCCGTTGCCTCGAGGATCAGAAGAAACTTATGGAAAAGCAGATGGCGGCTTATGAAAGGTCTAAAGCTGAACTGGAAGAAAAgctccttcagatcaaagaagaaaacaaacacCTGAAGAAATATGCTGATGAAGTGGCCCACAGAAATGATAACTTGAATAACCAGGTGATGAGTCTGACGGATCACTTGGCTGAGAGCAATTGCCGACTCGTTCAGCTACAGACTGTTGCAGATAAGATGCACAAGAATCTGTGTAAAATGACTGAAAAAAAGATGGAGATGGAAAAACACATCCAGGCACAAGCTGAGATAATCGACCGTTGCAAGAATGACAAGGAAGAGATGCAGCTTGAAGTTGAAGATCTACAAAAAGAAGTAAGATTCCTTTCTCAAGCCAAGCAAAATCTGGAATGCCAGCTACAAGAAAAAGACACCAGACTCCGCAAACAGAATGCGTTGCTGCAAGAGAGAGATGGTCGTCTTCAGGAGATGAAAGAGAAAGCCAACGCCATCGATGGAGAAAATAATCGACTGCAAGATGAGCTGCAGCAGCTACAACGAGAGAAGGAGCAGTGTCTCCGTGACCTTGAAAATgtcaagatgcagaagaaacaacaagaggaaacaaacacaagactcCAACAACAAATATCTCTTCTCATGAGATGGCGCCAAGGTGTGGCCTTTGGCCTGAGGAAAACTGACGACCAGCTCGCCAATGGGGCTCCATAG
- the LOC137619977 gene encoding trichohyalin-like: protein MDNFFEMTWPYLALTALCGVAVLREASGNHLRYIFAGVNRDGQDNVFGIDKFLLFVGLGAFLLFGLRHGKRRKTDEEEEEEDLKRNIRELYVMLQEQVKNLDVIAVNMTKIQELERKLKESEDFKKKIQELECKLKESEDFKKIQELERKLKESEDFKKKIQELERKLKESEDFKKKKDDVGNILRFSKQQLGHQALEDKIRCLEDQKNLLEKQMAAYERSKVELEEKLLQIKEENRDVKKTADEMAQRNDDLNNQVMSLTADLAESNCRLLQLQTVADKMHENLCKMTEEKMEMEKHMQAQAGIIDRCKNDKEEMQLKVEDLQREVRFLSQSKQFLEYQLQEKDTRLRDQNALLQERDGRLQEMTQRANAIDGEKNRLQDELQQLQREKEQCLRDLENIKMQKKQQEETNTRLQQQISLLMRWREGVAFGLMETDQQLFNGAP, encoded by the coding sequence atggataaCTTCTTTGAAATGACTTGGCCTTACTTGGCCCTCACAGCTCTTTGCGGAGTCGCCGTGCTCCGTGAAGCCTCCGGGAATCATCTTCGGTACATCTTCGCTGGAGTCAACCGTGATGGTCAGGACAACGTCTTTGGGATCGACAAATTCCTTCTCTTTGTTGGACTTGGAGCATTTCTTTTATTTGGCCTGAGACATGGAAAGCGACGAAagactgatgaagaagaagaagaagaagacttgaagaGAAACATTCGGGAGCTCTATGTCATGCTGCAAGAGCAAGTAAAGAATCTGGATGTGATTGCTGTTAATATGACAAAGATTCAGGAGCTTGAGCGCAAGTTGAAAGAATCAGAGGATTTTAAGAAGAAGATTCAGGAGCTTGAGTGCAAGTTGAAAGAATCAGAGGATTTTAAGAAGATTCAGGAGCTTGAGCGCAAGTTGAAAGAATCAGAGGATTTTAAGAAGAAGATTCAGGAGCTTGAGCGCAAGTTGAAAGAATCAGAGGATTTTAAGAAGAAGAAAGATGATGTGGGGAATATCTTAAGATTTTCAAAGCAGCAGTTAGGGCATCAGGCCTTGGAAGACAAGATCCGTTGCCTCGAGGATCAGAAGAATCTTTTGGAAAAGCAGATGGCGGCTTATGAAAGGTCTAAGGTTGAACTGGAAGAAAAgctccttcagatcaaagaagaaaacagAGACGTGAAGAAAACTGCTGATGAAATGGCCCAAAGAAATGATGACTTGAATAACCAGGTGATGAGTCTGACGGCTGACTTGGCTGAGAGCAATTGCCGACTCCTTCAGCTACAGACTGTTGCAGATAAGATGCACGAGAATCTGTGTAAAATGACTGAAGAAAAGATGGAGATGGAAAAACACATGCAGGCACAAGCTGGGATAATCGACCGTTGCAAGAATGACAAGGAAGAGATGCAGCTTAAAGTTGAAGATCTACAAAGAGAAGTAAGATTCCTTTCTCAATCGAAGCAATTTCTGGAATACCAGCTACAAGAAAAAGACACCAGACTCCGGGATCAAAATGCTTTGCTGCAAGAGAGAGACGGTCGTCTTCAGGAGATGACCCAGAGAGCCAACGCCATCGATGGAGAAAAGAATAGACTGCAAGATGAGCTGCAGCAGCTACAACGAGAGAAGGAACAATGTCTCCGTGACCTTGAAAACatcaagatgcagaagaaacaacaagaggaaacaaacacaagactcCAACAACAAATCTCTCTTCTCATGAGGTGGCGTGAAGGTGTGGCCTTTGGCCTGATGGAGACTGATCAACAGCTCTTTAATGGGGCTCCATAG